A window from Primulina eburnea isolate SZY01 chromosome 2, ASM2296580v1, whole genome shotgun sequence encodes these proteins:
- the LOC140823516 gene encoding ubiquitin-conjugating enzyme E2 5-like: protein MSSPSKRRDMDVMKLMMSDYSVEPINDGINEFNVEFHGPKESPYEGGVWKVRVELPDAYPYKSPSIGFLNKIFHPNVDELSGSVCLDVINQSWSPMFDLLNVFEVFLPQLLLYPNPSDPLNGDAASLMMKDKVQYDQKVKEYCERYAKKEHIVNTLTEESDEVSEDEAFSDGRTDSDDDQIAGRADP from the exons ATGTCTTCTCCAAGCAAAAGGCGGGACATGGATGTCATGAAACT AATGATGAGTGACTACAGTGTTGAACCTATAAATGATGGAATCAATGAGTTCAATGTGGAATTTCACGGTCCGAAAGAAA GTCCTTACGAAGGCGGAGTTTGGAAAGTTCGTGTTGAACTTCCTGATGCTTATCCTTACAAATCTCCTTCCATTGGGTTTCTCAACAAAATTTTCCACCCAAATGTCGATGAGCT GTCCGGTTCTGTGTGCTTGGATGTCATTAACCAGTCATGGAGTCCAATGTTTG ATCTCTTGAATGTGTTTGAGGTCTTCCTGCCACAGCTTTTGCTCTATCCGAACCCATCTGACCCTCTGAATGGGGACGCGGCGTCTCTCATGATGAAAGACAAGGTGCAATACGATCAAAAAGTGAAAG AGTACTGTGAGCGTTATGCAAAGAAAGAACACATCGTAAACACTTTAACGGAAGAGAGCGACGAAGTAAGCGAGGATGAGGCATTCAGTGATGGCCGGACTGATAGCGATGACGATCAAATCGCAGGACGTGCGGATCCTTAG